Proteins encoded in a region of the Scyliorhinus canicula chromosome 2, sScyCan1.1, whole genome shotgun sequence genome:
- the traf3 gene encoding TNF receptor-associated factor 3 isoform X1, which yields MATARNIESSAPLLSLESLMQQANVSHLPNSKLSSLSIEPEDGGYVERFVLKLENKYKCEHCHLALCNPKQTACGHRFCESCVRKILGGPKPVCPVDDEPLFGNMVFKDMCCKKEVLALQIYCRNELNGCKKQLPLGKLEGHLLECPYQEVRCARRGCTEMVQRKDLADHLNSSCKYREQTCKYCRNEITIAELKKHEDFDCPSFPVPCPNKCNAYILRGELKSHQLQCLNVVTLCPFSKYGCTFQGTNQELKVHEAETMAQHLNCVLMKNGDLEETIFELQNKLQEKSKTIDIMATQISHLEKEQSKLGQLANKNESRLGHMQRMLASHTDKLMNIDQASQQTCQKQEESVREVKTLEESVNQLQIQVRQLELSGRTGGTGTGTASLTALDNQVKRHDNLLSVHDVRLADMDLRFQVLETASYNGKLIWKIRDYTRRKQEAVSGKTLSLYSQPFYTGYFGYKMCARVYLNGDGMGKGTHLSLFFVVMRGEYDALLPWPFKQKVTLMLLDQAPASRHLGDAFKPDPNSSSFKKPVSDMNIASGCPLFVTQTVLESGTYIKDDTIFIKVVVDTSDLPDP from the exons ATGGCAACAGCAAGAAACATAGAGTCATCAGCCCCACTGCTTTCCCTGGAATCCCTGATGCAGCAGGCAAATGTGTCTCACCTTCCAAATAGCAAGCTGTCATCCCTAAGCATTGAACCAGAGGATGGGGGTTACGTGGAAAGGTTTGTGCTGAAACTTGAAAACAAGTACAAGTGTGAACATTGTCACCTtgccctctgcaaccccaaacagACTGCGTGTGGCCACAGATTCTGTGAAAGCTGTGTGAGGAAAATTCTTGG GGGTCCAAAACCGGTTTGCCCAGTAGATGATGAGCCTTTATTTGGGAATATG gtttttAAGGACATGTGCTGTAAAAAGGAGGTTCTTGCACTTCAAATCTACTGTAGGAATGAGCTAAATGGCTGCAAGAAACAGCTCCCTCTCGGAAAGCTCGAG GGCCACTTACTTGAATGTCCTTATCAGGAAGTCCGGTGTGCACGCAGGGGGTGCACGGAAATGGTGCAAAGGAAAGATTTAGCTGACCATTTAAATTCAAGCTGTAAATATCGGGAGCAAACCTGCAAATATTGCAGGAATGAAATCACTATTGCGGAGTTAAAA aaacatgaagattttgactgtcCGTCATTCCCTGTGCCATGCCCAAATAAATGCAATGCTTATATTCTGAGGGGAGAG TTGAAAAGTCACCAGTTGCAGTGTCTCAATGTGGTCACGCTTTGCCCCTTCTCCAAGTATGGATGTACCTTCCAA GGAACCAATCAAGAACTTAAAGTGCACGAAGCTGAAACTATGGCTCAACATTTGAACTGTGTGTTGATGAAGAACGGAGATCTGGAAGAAACG ATTTTCGAGCTTCAGAACAAATTGCAGGAAAAGTCTAAAACGATTGATATTATGGCAACTCAGATAAGCCACTTGGAGAAAGAGCAAAGTAAATTAGGACAGCTTGCAAATAAGAATGAAAGTCGACTCGGACACATGCAG AGAATGTTAGCTAGTCACACCGATAAATTGATGAACATTGATCAGGCATCACAACAGACATGTCAGAAGCAGGAGGAATCCGTGAGAGAGGTGAAAACTTTGGAAGAATCTGTAAACCAGCTTCAAATCCAGGTCCGACAGCTGGAACTGTCCGGCAGAACTGGTGGGACAGGCACAGGAACGGCAAGTCTGA CTGCACTGGATAACCAAGTGAAGAGGCATGACAACCTCCTCAGCGTCCACGATGTGCGCTTGGCAGATATGGACCTTCGCTTCCAAGTGCTCGAAACGGCAAGCTACAATGGAAAACTGATCTGGAAAATCCGCGATTACACACGGCGAAAACAGGAGGCTGTTAGTGGAAAAACGTTGTCCTTGTATAGCCAGCCATTTTACACTGGATACTTTGGCTACAAGATGTGCGCTCGAGTTTACCTCAATGGAGATGGTATGGGTAAAGGGACTCATTTATCGTTGTTTTTTGTCGTTATGAGGGGAGAGTACGACGCACTGTTGCCATGGCCTTTTAAACAGAAAGTAACGTTGATGCTGTTGGACCAAGCTCCGGCCAGTCGCCATTTAGGTGATGCCTTTAAGCCAGATCCGAACAGCAGTAGTTTTAAGAAGCCGGTGAGCGACATGAATATTGCCTCAGGCTGCCCGCTCTTTGTTACACAGACTGTCTTGGAAAGTGGGACGTATATTAAAGATGACACTATCTTCATAAAAGTAGTTGTTGATACCTCAGATTTGCCGGACCCATGA
- the traf3 gene encoding TNF receptor-associated factor 3 isoform X2, translating into MCCKKEVLALQIYCRNELNGCKKQLPLGKLEGHLLECPYQEVRCARRGCTEMVQRKDLADHLNSSCKYREQTCKYCRNEITIAELKKHEDFDCPSFPVPCPNKCNAYILRGELKSHQLQCLNVVTLCPFSKYGCTFQGTNQELKVHEAETMAQHLNCVLMKNGDLEETIFELQNKLQEKSKTIDIMATQISHLEKEQSKLGQLANKNESRLGHMQRMLASHTDKLMNIDQASQQTCQKQEESVREVKTLEESVNQLQIQVRQLELSGRTGGTGTGTASLTALDNQVKRHDNLLSVHDVRLADMDLRFQVLETASYNGKLIWKIRDYTRRKQEAVSGKTLSLYSQPFYTGYFGYKMCARVYLNGDGMGKGTHLSLFFVVMRGEYDALLPWPFKQKVTLMLLDQAPASRHLGDAFKPDPNSSSFKKPVSDMNIASGCPLFVTQTVLESGTYIKDDTIFIKVVVDTSDLPDP; encoded by the exons ATGTGCTGTAAAAAGGAGGTTCTTGCACTTCAAATCTACTGTAGGAATGAGCTAAATGGCTGCAAGAAACAGCTCCCTCTCGGAAAGCTCGAG GGCCACTTACTTGAATGTCCTTATCAGGAAGTCCGGTGTGCACGCAGGGGGTGCACGGAAATGGTGCAAAGGAAAGATTTAGCTGACCATTTAAATTCAAGCTGTAAATATCGGGAGCAAACCTGCAAATATTGCAGGAATGAAATCACTATTGCGGAGTTAAAA aaacatgaagattttgactgtcCGTCATTCCCTGTGCCATGCCCAAATAAATGCAATGCTTATATTCTGAGGGGAGAG TTGAAAAGTCACCAGTTGCAGTGTCTCAATGTGGTCACGCTTTGCCCCTTCTCCAAGTATGGATGTACCTTCCAA GGAACCAATCAAGAACTTAAAGTGCACGAAGCTGAAACTATGGCTCAACATTTGAACTGTGTGTTGATGAAGAACGGAGATCTGGAAGAAACG ATTTTCGAGCTTCAGAACAAATTGCAGGAAAAGTCTAAAACGATTGATATTATGGCAACTCAGATAAGCCACTTGGAGAAAGAGCAAAGTAAATTAGGACAGCTTGCAAATAAGAATGAAAGTCGACTCGGACACATGCAG AGAATGTTAGCTAGTCACACCGATAAATTGATGAACATTGATCAGGCATCACAACAGACATGTCAGAAGCAGGAGGAATCCGTGAGAGAGGTGAAAACTTTGGAAGAATCTGTAAACCAGCTTCAAATCCAGGTCCGACAGCTGGAACTGTCCGGCAGAACTGGTGGGACAGGCACAGGAACGGCAAGTCTGA CTGCACTGGATAACCAAGTGAAGAGGCATGACAACCTCCTCAGCGTCCACGATGTGCGCTTGGCAGATATGGACCTTCGCTTCCAAGTGCTCGAAACGGCAAGCTACAATGGAAAACTGATCTGGAAAATCCGCGATTACACACGGCGAAAACAGGAGGCTGTTAGTGGAAAAACGTTGTCCTTGTATAGCCAGCCATTTTACACTGGATACTTTGGCTACAAGATGTGCGCTCGAGTTTACCTCAATGGAGATGGTATGGGTAAAGGGACTCATTTATCGTTGTTTTTTGTCGTTATGAGGGGAGAGTACGACGCACTGTTGCCATGGCCTTTTAAACAGAAAGTAACGTTGATGCTGTTGGACCAAGCTCCGGCCAGTCGCCATTTAGGTGATGCCTTTAAGCCAGATCCGAACAGCAGTAGTTTTAAGAAGCCGGTGAGCGACATGAATATTGCCTCAGGCTGCCCGCTCTTTGTTACACAGACTGTCTTGGAAAGTGGGACGTATATTAAAGATGACACTATCTTCATAAAAGTAGTTGTTGATACCTCAGATTTGCCGGACCCATGA